TTGGTCACCGGGATCAGGCTGTTGTCCCAGTCGACGACCTGCAAGTTCCGGAAGTAAGCAGCTCGGCCGAAGCCTTCTCCGGCGTGGTGGCCGCTGCCCATCTGGGTGGCGGTGTGGAACCCGGATGGACGGGTGTTGAAGATCTCTCCACCGTACTGCACCATGGTCGCGTGCCCAGCGAGGTGGCTGAACAAGGAGGACGGCCAGTAGCCCACGAGCACGCCGGATCCGAACTCCAGCCACCAGTGTCCATGGCTTGGATCCTGCAGTCCACAGCATGCAGACACCGTACTTACTCGTACAAGCCACAGTTGTATTCTGAACCTTTGCGCATGGCACATATAATATTCATGCAACTATATTGGATCAGTACTGATCAGGATGATACAAGTAGATCAACAGTTGTTCTACTTTTGCTGAACTCTTTCAGACTTCAAAAGGGAAGTCTGCAATGTTTCCTAACACTTTTCTGACTAAAACCTAATTCTGTCAGATGATGGGGATCCAATGATGTGCTTCCAGTTCCTCGAGTGAAGATTGTTTCTTGACCATGACTTTTGGGTGTAATTGTTATGTGAAAATATGAACTCGATGCACAAACAAGTGACATCTGACATCCAAGACTTTCCACAGAGCTCATCTTTTAGTCGTATGACCAATCCTCGAAAGGTAAAGGTAGCAACTAAGTGGCCAGCGGAATCCAAAGAGTGCACTGAGGCATATTAGTCCCCTTGGCAAGTAAAGACTATGTagggtgctctctctctctctctctctctctctctctgtacttGAATTACTAGAAGCTTAAACAGTCATCCACTTCATCACATAGGTACAGAAAAGAATTCCCAAAACTAACATCTTTGCTAATTGAAAGTAAAATTAAGAGAACCATACATTTAATGTAAGTTTTGAGATAGTTCTTAGTTGTTGACAAAACTGACCTTCCAAATCAGTAGACTGATGTCAAACTGCCTGCCATTGTAAGTCGAGGTTGGAGATATTGCAGCTCCGATAGCAATCTTGTTACTTGTTTGGATGAAGCCCGAGCACAGGAGGTTGTAGCAGCCTGTTGCTTGATATGCATCCGTCTGTAGAATATATTTCAAGACATAGTGCAAATTAGCTATCAGATATATAAGATTTTGATGGAAAACTGTGTGCTATATATGAAGTTTAAGGCGAGAAGGACTGCTTACTGTCCAATAAGTGAAGAATCTAGGAGAGCTATCTCCATAAAGCTGTGGGCTCACCTGGAAAATacagcaaaaaaaaagaaagatttaaAGAAGTCATTATGAACAAAATAATTGTTCTCAATGTTCTACATTAAACACTGCCAACAAGTATTCAAAAGGACCAAAAAGTATTCTAGTTTGAGAACCAAAATGAAGAACAGAAGACAATCTTAGGGGGTGGTTTTTGAGCTGGACATTAATTATTAGAATACTCACTGAGTCATGTGGATGAAAGGGAGCACTTCAGTCAAAGAAAAAAGATAAACgttaatctacatcaattaaatatcAATTAAAGTGTTATAAGCATTTATTATGATTATAAGAACATGACAAGTATTTTAGCCATTTACATGTAGCTATTGGCTAATCAACATGAGTTCTTCGAATGTATGTTTATGGGAGTAATATTTCTGCAAGAtcccctaaaagaagtggaacatTTGACATGTTATTAGTACCTGCCATCCAGCTTCGATGGTGTTGAGATCACTGCTGAAAGATCCTGAGATGACCCATATTTGTGATAGGCTGAACTCAGAAGAACTGGCCACCCGAGGTGCCCACACGCTTAAGCTTGCTTTTGCTCCATAATATTGATATCCCACAGCATACCCTACTGCATGCTGCAACCAAACAGCCTGTTTCAGCAAGGGCATCATCACCTCACAAAGTCGATAAAGAACTTGGATGAATTGCTTCCACTGATCTCATGTTTGTGTCCGAGTTTAATGTATCCCGATATCCTTAGTCAAACTTATTGACCTGCAAACTGTGATTGACAGTGGAATCTTACTACCCAAGTCAACTGGATTGCCAGATCTTTGGTCCTGTAGATAATGTAACTTCGGTGGGAGAGAAAAGGTAAATCTTCATATGTTGTCATGGCCATGGTGAAGGAGAGTAAATGGTGAAGATGATGTCAGGTCTCATCTTTCGGTTTAGTCTTAGATAGTCTATTTGTAGGCTGTGAAGAAGAGGGAGAGCTGATGAAAGAGGCTGGTGGATCCATTAATATGTGGTTTATGATGCAGCAGCAGGTGGGTAGGAAGGACTCGACGCACATTTCCAAGGAGTTGTTGGCCTAATTACCTCATGTCCGGAGCCCTCCGAGACTCTCCGTGTTCTTGCTGCCGGCTTTCTGCCGAACCTCCTCACGGAGCTGGCTCGCAGGATGTCTTCTTCCTTGGTTCTCCGGATCGGAACCGTTCCTTCGGGGCATGTCCCGCCGGAAGTCCTCCATAACTGGATGCTGTCTTCGCCGTCGGCCAGGACGCTGGCTTCATGGCCTCGAGGCCTCTCTGGTGGATCTGGATAAGGTCGATGCGGAGTACTCAAAGATATGTTCGACGAAGTTTCTGGTACCATGGGTTTCAATCCTTTCAGCCTGGGATGATCGAATGCTGGTTGGAGGTGAAACGGAACGCAGTCGATAACATCACCATCTGGACTCTGTGCAGCCAGCAAAAACCAGGGTTAAGATTAATCccttcgaagaagaagaagaagaagaagaagagagtgcCTGAATTGTCTTGAGAGAAGGCCGATTGAGGCTCTTAAGACTGGCTCTTATCCTCTTGTACTTGCGAAGCTCGTTGCGAGGGCGCATCGTGTTGTTCGCTGCTGATGCCGAGAGGACACTAGCAGCAGCTGCAAGAAGTAGCAGCAGCTCAAGGAAGAAGACGACATGGATGGAGAAAGGCCTGCGGTCGCTACGAGCCATGTCTTTGGGATCTCGGGACACTGAGATCCTTCTTCTACATCAGCTGTCCGCATCTACGTACGTTGGTGTGCTTGTCTTCTTCCTGCGCCATCATTAGGTGCTCTTAAGCACCCATCTTGCCTGTATCCCCATTGATGCACAgcttgcatctctctctctctctcttcaataaATGTTGTCTCCCTCCCCACGCTTTACGATCAGCTCGAGAATGGAAGAATCAGGTTCTTAAGTCCATTTCTCACAAGCCTGAGGCAATAAAAAATGAAGTTCTGGTCGATCTGCAGCTGTTAATATAGAATTCCTCCCCCATGTGGGCGTGTCCAGGAAGAGGGAGTAATGAAGAGGGAGAGTGGGGGGGTCTGCTCTTTCTTTTTCCtcggtttcctttttctttctctcacATCATGGATTATTTTGGTAGGTGGAGAAAAAAAGGAGGGGAGGCATTCAAGAGGAGTACCAAAGCCAGCAGCATCTTTAGCTGTTCCTCTCATCTTTTCATTCTCTTTTGTGCTGGTGTTTATATGCCCATGCTCTTGTGGTTCCTCTCATTCATTTTGCTGTTCCAGCAGGAGTCAATGCACTTGATTGTGAGGCTGGCAAGTGTGTTGCTCTCACACTTCCCTAGTTATTGTGTTTTGGTTCCTCATTCTATCTGCTCTTTCTACACTCCTAAGGTGCAAGCTCAAATCAATTCCACTTGATTTGAGCTTGCTGATAATGAGTATGTTTAGCCTCCTGTTGGTCATCTCTTTAGATTCATTCTGAACCAAGGAAGAAGATTTATAGTACTCAAAAGAACAATATAGAGAGTCAACAAAGTAAAATATagcataataataatagtatGACAGTAAAAGTAAAACATAGGGCATTAGTGGTACAGACCTCTATTTGATTCTCAGTTGGTCCATCCTATCATAGTATGAACAAATAAAAGCCTCCAAACATGTGAATTTTATGTGGTTTAACCTTTCATTTGTCTCAAGCAAACTGACAAAGACATGCAATTGCTCAACAATTTCTATTATTTCTCAAGAACCTGTTTGTTGGAGGATCAAAATTATATCGGGTATTATCGGACTTAATTCAAGAACAATGAGTTTAAGTTTTTAAATCGTATTGACGTTCGATGCATGATTTATGATTCAGTTCTATTCGAATTCGAACGAGTCGAATGATTAAGTAAAATTTGATGAGATCGATCGGTCATAATtggatcataataaaaaaaatcaacatatATTAATATACTCgacttaataatttaataatgagctTAAATTCTATTGTCAACAAGAAATATATAATATGATTATTAAATAGATTTGTCTCAATAATTGATGATTAAATTAATTCCTTGATGGAAAGCATTGCTTTGTTAATTAGATTTCTAAGAATGGatcaatatataataaaatttatttcatGAAGATCATTAGATTTATGTTATGCACTATAATGTTTTATTCATACATAATGATACCAAATTAAATTTACAACTCCctaagattttattttctttgtcgatCAAAATGAATGACATCgaaatttatcttttttgtttattctaatacaaaatattattattactaaGCCAAGCACGAAAGTTCGCTAGCCTTTTGCTATCTAATGATTACATattgcctcctctctctctctctctctctctctcagtcggCAGGCGTGTCAACGTCCAAATCTGAGGCCAAGGCGAGGCTGTTGCTGACCAACTTCTTGAGGACGCTGGCTTCCTCGGCGACCGGCGACACCATGCCGGGGTTCTGGCTGAAAGTGTCGCGGCAGCTGCCCGCGTCGGTGAGCGCGGCCGATATGTCGGCGATGATGTCACCGTGCGAGCCCGCCCCGGACTGCAGTTTCTCGACCGCCTTCTCGAGGCTTCCGACAGCGCTCTCGTAGCTTCTCTTGCACACCTCGAGGGTGGCCCTCTGGTTCGCGTCGGTGACCGAGTGGGCCAGGATGGTGTCGACGGCGGCCGATACTTGCTTGGCTGTGGACGCGGCCTCGGTCACGGCGGCAACGGTGAGGGCCTTGGCCGACGTGGCGGCAGACGAGACGGCGACGGAGGTGCAGAGCTGGGGCGCGGTGACGTAACGGCATGAGGCGGTGGCGTCGAATTCGGAGCTGGCGGCCCACaccaggaggaggaagaggagaaaggtgAGAATGAGTGCGGTGGGTTTGGCCATCGATGCAGGAACTCAAGCGCTGCTTGTCACTCTATCTCTCTGTGACAATGGGAGAAGAAGCAAAGGAGAGGGAAGGCGAGAAAGCGAGCCTCACGTACAGGCTTGACGTCAATGGTGTTCGTGGCGTGTGCAATTCGTTGACCATTTCTTTCTGAGCCGCCATCGGTGGAGATTGCGTTTTGGTTTGACCGGATGGCCTCAAATTTAGCGACTCATTTATATCCGACCCATTTAAATCGGATCCACTTCCGTTACCTAAATTTACGATGAGTTCAATAGGCATCCCAAATCGGATTCAAAGTACAAAACTAGATTCAATTTTCGCTAGGAAAAGTAAATTTACTATAATTTGGAAAAAGAGTTAGACTCATCTAAATATTaaacgataaaaaaaaatatttataaagtttGCGATATTGATATGAAATTATTGAGATGAATGTGAATAGTTAACACTAAagattgaaaaaatatttttattcataaattaattaaaaaaatcatctaaGATATAGAGATCGATAGATCTGTAATTAACAGATAATAACTATTAATATTAGTAAtacgagaagaaaaagaaataaacctAAAAGAACTTTATTAAGAACTATAAATAGaatttaaatattcttaatttaaataaaatatttatttatagataaTAACCTTAAATAATTGAACTTTATAGCTTTGTTGTTCTTAATTTAATTGTTTTGTGCTCTGGCATGGGATGCCCTATATTTTTAAAGTAATAGTATCTACTTGTTTCTTGGAAAAAATTGAAAAGAGAAAGCTACTGGATATCTAATTTTTTTAGTATATGGATCTATAAAATACCTTTCATGCATTTACTTCTTTACACTGTGAAAAATGCTAAATCTTCAGACTACTGAAATTTAATTAGGAAACTTTTTGTTTTCCATGTAGGAACAAACAGATTCTGAATTCTCTTCATCAATATCAGAAACAAAATTCATAACTGATAGCCAACAACAAACAAAGAATGCAAAACAACTCACAAGAGCATAATAATCAACTCACTGAAATGATCAGAGGCCAAATTTCCCCAAGATGCTCTCTTCAGATACAATTCTGAAAACAACTCATACAGGAGATGTTTTCAACCAAGGATTAAGGCACCATTAATTTCTCACGTGTGAGAAATGAATCTTAGCTAAAGCATTTTACATGGTTAGGGATCCCTGTGGACATACTATGTGGTGGAAGATTCAGTGCAGGTTGGTTACAAGCTTACATGTCATCATCAGTAGCATAATGCTGGTAACCCAATGCGATACTGCCTGCAACCATTCGATCATCCTCAGAGCCTTCTCCAACATCGACAGCCATGTCATGGTTGTAATTAGCTCCATGCTGGTTCCCACCATACATTGGATTTCTCCATCCTTGATCTTTGTCCATGGGTTTGCCATGTGAGAACTGAACTGGAGTTTGGGCTATACTGCAAAAAGAAATGGTGCAAGGGGTTTAGAGCCCTTTTTGCAAGCAAAACAGAGTTGTAGAATCTGGCAAGATGTAGGAATTTTCTTAAAAGAAGTTGCAACATAATGATTACCTTCTCTGCCTTAGCGGAACCAAATAAATTTGAACAGAAATCAGACAAGATTCTGGCTGGCAAATAAAAATAAGTAATTTATATTCGGTTACAGTACAAAACATGAAGTTTTAGGCCAAATATTTAGCCTTTTGTCATGGTAGGGCTGTCCTTTTGCAATCTACACGACCAGGGGTAAGATTGTATACATCAACCCTCTCCGTACCCTGCATTAGCAAGAGTCTCACCATTGcatcatcttttttttcttaGCTGGATAAATTAGAAGctcagaaaaagagaaaaaaatgtgaCTGCCGTAATATGGGTATGCTTTACTTGCATAAATCATAACTGCCGCCGATTTCCTAAGTTCAACTCACTTTGCTTTATCCTTCAGAAAGCTTCGTAGATAAATAATGGAAATATCATAAcataaacaaaaaaatttaagtttttcAATGTTCAGCATCACATGCAAAATTGAACAGAATTATGGGCAGTAATTACCTCTTTCGCCATCATAGGCATCATCTAGGTTTGCAATTGCATCAATCAATGCCTGTTCATGCTTCTACATGCAAACAAAACACCTTGTATTTTTTTTCATGAAACCAGATAGCTATTCACAATAAAGTTCTATAACTACATACTTCTAACATTTGCTGGGCTTTCTCAATCTCGAGAGGATCAGGATGACTTGCACCAAGAAGTTTCTCTACCTGGGATGCACAAGAGTGACAAATAAAATATCAGATGAGTTATGTCTGGCAGAATCAATGGTCTTAGTATCCCAAACACATACTTCTTTTATTAGAGTGTCAGTTTGGAGTATTTCAATGTTTCCAGTGCTCTTCTTGCCAATGCTATTTTGGACAAAAGAAAATCTTTCTTCTTCTGATTCTTCAGTgatcctctacccctaccagcacctgGAATGCCACCACCACGGGCTGTGGTCCTCTTAACCCCACGACGTGATGCAACTTGACCAGACTGAAGAACAATGTCTGGGTTCTCCTCAACCTCCCATCTTATATTTTCTGGACAAATTTGCAActatactgtcacggacaaacttctaaacaggatgtttgatgtaatgcttatgtatgtccgtgtcttttggtatgttcatgctttgcatagcatgtataGGAACGACTGAaggtttaatagtcccattttagttgggtttggtgaccgctttagacttgtaaataaaggttgtgtcatgtggacacttgtaaatAAAATCAGCTGGCTCCAATTTACTTTGGTTAAATATGGCCGATTCTAATCAATATTTGAGCTACAACCATAAatccaccaaaatccaatcagtcTTATCCAATACTGCTACAGGTCAAGCATATCATACCAGAACTGATTGCTACAGCAAAACATAATAGCATTTATGATCTTTCTAGTGGCGTTTAATACTAATGTTTGAATTATGGATCTGACTTACCATTTGGCACAATGAAACTTTGTGTAGCATGCTTCTGGCACTACAGCACCCTAAACGATTTACAATTTGGAATGTGATGAAAAATTCTTTTGTTTCACAGCATTTCCACCACTAACCAGGTTGGTTCAGCTTCAATCAACCCAAAATAACAAATGGATTTAACATTAAAGGATTTACTATGTTGAGATGCGACACAAATTGGGTTTCTGGAATGATTTAGCCAAAACTGGGTTAGTTTAGTGTCAAGAAACTCAAagcaaacatatcaaatatggttCTAATACTATATATGGTCTCTCTTCCCTCTCAATCTAAAATTGGTGACATTGGCATGCAAGTGCCAGCATGGCATCATTATGCCAATTGTCAGCATGTATATTTTTAATCATTGAGCATTTAAAACTTCGGCTTGAACTATTGACACAATTgcctatcaaatattttaagaAACTTTATAATGCATCTCCTTAGGTTGGTACCAAAGGCTAACTCCACCGATATGACCTTAATATATTCAACGAATTGCTCTAATGAAAACTTTCACAGGCTTCAGCTCTCCCATGGATATGATAACCTCCATGCTATACAGCATATTTGGTCTTTTACTTGTATGCATATTATGAACAGAACAGGTAGAGAACAACTAAGCACAAATTTTGAATTCAATCAACAAACTAGCCAAGGTTGCCATAGCTTCAGAAGCACAGGACATTTATTTTCTACAAAGAGCAAGAGATTCCTTTTTAATGTCCAAAAGGAAGTACTTCAGGCTTCAGTTCATGATGTTTCTTTTTTAAAGGTTCATCAGATTGTCAACCATGCAAGTTTGTTTgaagataaataaatattaaaatgatgAAACCAAGctatagaaaacttctaactcaccTCTTTGAGATTGATCCATTCCCATGTCTCTTTATACATGTCAGTATCATCAACTAAAGCATGCAGACCTTGCCAACAATGCCAAAAAATTTGAGGATGATTATTTACCATATCATGTATAGAATATATACTGAT
The DNA window shown above is from Musa acuminata AAA Group cultivar baxijiao chromosome BXJ2-4, Cavendish_Baxijiao_AAA, whole genome shotgun sequence and carries:
- the LOC135609854 gene encoding protein neprosin-like isoform X2, with protein sequence MARSDRRPFSIHVVFFLELLLLLAAAASVLSASAANNTMRPRNELRKYKRIRASLKSLNRPSLKTIQSPDGDVIDCVPFHLQPAFDHPRLKGLKPMVPETSSNISLSTPHRPYPDPPERPRGHEASVLADGEDSIQLWRTSGGTCPEGTVPIRRTKEEDILRASSVRRFGRKPAARTRRVSEGSGHEHAVGYAVGYQYYGAKASLSVWAPRVASSSEFSLSQIWVISGSFSSDLNTIEAGWQVSPQLYGDSSPRFFTYWTTDAYQATGCYNLLCSGFIQTSNKIAIGAAISPTSTYNGRQFDISLLIWKDPSHGHWWLEFGSGVLVGYWPSSLFSHLAGHATMVQYGGEIFNTRPSGFHTATQMGSGHHAGEGFGRAAYFRNLQVVDWDNSLIPVTNLRVLADHPNCYDVQARINRAWGSYFYFGGPGRSVRCP
- the LOC135609854 gene encoding protein neprosin-like isoform X1 gives rise to the protein MARSDRRPFSIHVVFFLELLLLLAAAASVLSASAANNTMRPRNELRKYKRIRASLKSLNRPSLKTIQSPDGDVIDCVPFHLQPAFDHPRLKGLKPMVPETSSNISLSTPHRPYPDPPERPRGHEASVLADGEDSIQLWRTSGGTCPEGTVPIRRTKEEDILRASSVRRFGRKPAARTRRVSEGSGHEAVWLQHAVGYAVGYQYYGAKASLSVWAPRVASSSEFSLSQIWVISGSFSSDLNTIEAGWQVSPQLYGDSSPRFFTYWTTDAYQATGCYNLLCSGFIQTSNKIAIGAAISPTSTYNGRQFDISLLIWKDPSHGHWWLEFGSGVLVGYWPSSLFSHLAGHATMVQYGGEIFNTRPSGFHTATQMGSGHHAGEGFGRAAYFRNLQVVDWDNSLIPVTNLRVLADHPNCYDVQARINRAWGSYFYFGGPGRSVRCP
- the LOC103981665 gene encoding protein EMSY-LIKE 3-like isoform X2, whose translation is MHYPSAGLSERGQIANENYSGAVVAGLHALVDDTDMYKETWEWINLKEVEKLLGASHPDPLEIEKAQQMLEKHEQALIDAIANLDDAYDGERV
- the LOC103981665 gene encoding protein EMSY-LIKE 3-like isoform X1; translated protein: MHYPSAGLSERGQIANENYSGAVVAGLHALVDDTDMYKETWEWINLKEVEKLLGASHPDPLEIEKAQQMLEKHEQALIDAIANLDDAYDGERAF
- the LOC135611407 gene encoding putative invertase inhibitor; translation: MAKPTALILTFLLFLLLVWAASSEFDATASCRYVTAPQLCTSVAVSSAATSAKALTVAAVTEAASTAKQVSAAVDTILAHSVTDANQRATLEVCKRSYESAVGSLEKAVEKLQSGAGSHGDIIADISAALTDAGSCRDTFSQNPGMVSPVAEEASVLKKLVSNSLALASDLDVDTPAD